A stretch of Dysidea avara chromosome 5, odDysAvar1.4, whole genome shotgun sequence DNA encodes these proteins:
- the LOC136256263 gene encoding beta-1,3-N-acetylglucosaminyltransferase radical fringe-like, which yields MMKLEKYFNGMDKFQHTCDISEYTDDLTVGTIIDLVLGYNVTHIDNMYNQATDLKNITTDALLKLVTFGFKHGGRIDPQPRLFPKAEDPTRFLTYHCLLYNETSWCNTKYL from the exons ATGATGAAACTGGAAAAATATTTCAA TGGTATGGACAAATTTCAGCACACCTGTGATATTTCAGAGTACACAGATGACCTGACTGTTGGTACTATCATAG ACTTGGTGCTGGGATACAATGTGACACACATTGATAACATGTATAATCAAGCTACTGATTTGAAGAATATCACTACAGACGCACTATTAAAACTG GTGACTTTTGGTTTCAAACATGGAGGCAGGATTGACCCTCAACCAAGACTATTTCCAAAAGCAGAGGATCCAACCAG gTTTTTAACATATCACTGCTTGCTATACAATGAAACTTCCTGGTGTAATACAAAGTACTTATGA